The following are encoded in a window of Pectinophora gossypiella chromosome 8, ilPecGoss1.1, whole genome shotgun sequence genomic DNA:
- the LOC126369109 gene encoding probable pseudouridine-5'-phosphatase produces MVTDSISKVQAQGLPKSNGTQHRSKVNRLLQDVRQRIFREEIAQNALIIWDPNKRCRCVRPVTHCIFDLDGTILDSEIVYHKVLKHLCAKYGREYTAKLQSEVYGGTDRDISIKVVETLKLPIEVRVFEEQVIDLTNKYIVDVPVKPGAERLLKHLYESSVPTALATNSTEQAVKLHLAARPKLFSYFHHIVTATDSQLKRGKPHPQIYLLAASRFTQDPKPANCLVFEDSPTGLLAGYRAGMQVVVIPSRKFDREQINTATLFISSLTEFKPEIFGLPPFRPQPRKIQG; encoded by the exons ATGGTCACTGACAGCATCTCAAAAGTCCAagctcaaggtctgccaaagagcaatggaacgcA GCACAGGTCTAAAGTTAACAGATTGCTTCAAGATGTACGGCAGAGGATCTTTCGTGAGGAAATTGCTCAGAATGCCCTCATCATTTGGGACCCAAACAAGCGCTGCCGCTGCGTTAGGCCAGTGACACACTGTATCTTTGACTTAGACGGCACAATACTTG ATTCTGAAATTGTTTATCACAAAGTGTTAAAGCATCTATGTGCAAAATATGGGAGAGAATACACTGCAAAACTTCAAAGCGAG GTTTACGGAGGTACAGATCGTGACATTAGTATAAAAGTGGTGGAAACCCTAAAACTTCCTATTGAAGTCCGCGTGTTTGAAGAACAAGTTATTGACTTGACTAACAAATATATTGTCGATGTACCAGTTAAACCAG GTGCAGAACGGTTGTTAAAACATCTTTACGAATCTAGTGTGCCGACAGCCCTTGCAACGAATTCCACCGAACAAGCTGTCAAACTTCACCTGGCGGCGAGACCTAAACTCTTCTCTTATTTTCATCATATT GTAACCGCTACAGATTCACAATTAAAACGTGGGAAACCACATCCCCAAATTTATCTTTTGGCCGCATCCCGTTTTACTCAAGACCCTAAACCTGCAAAT TGTCTCGTGTTTGAAGACTCGCCAACTGGACTTCTAGCTGGTTATAGAGCAGGAATGCAG GTCGTTGTAATTCCAAGCCGTAAGTTTGATCGTGAACAAATTAATACAGctacattatttattagttCGTTGACGGAGTTTAAACCAGAGATATTTGGACTGCCACCCTTCAGACCACAACCTCGAAAGATACAAGGCTGA